A single genomic interval of Streptomyces graminofaciens harbors:
- a CDS encoding LysR family transcriptional regulator: MQLVPVSLAYFLEVARTGSVSEAAQVLNVAPSAISRQIAKLEAGIGVPLFVRHPRGMTVTDAGSRLLGHARRSEVETAALVEELRTGRGADVRTVAVACSEGFARRVVPGAMAAFRRAYPDVTFRLDIVPRQEATRRVAEGIVDVAATYAMGPQHDVRVECAVVIPVAAIVPVGHELADRRRITLAELCAHPLALGSAGTSQRELFDIGAQLEGLTVRPALVCDALAPQYEFVRSGGGIALVGDLGDLDEGAATEGVAYVHVDHPVFRQREAQVQTMLGRRLPWAAAQFTELLVGRLRPPHTAVGQ, encoded by the coding sequence GTGCAGCTCGTGCCGGTGAGCCTCGCGTACTTCCTGGAGGTCGCGCGGACCGGGTCGGTGAGTGAGGCGGCCCAGGTGCTGAACGTCGCCCCGTCCGCGATCAGCCGACAGATCGCCAAGCTGGAGGCGGGCATCGGTGTACCGCTCTTCGTCCGGCATCCGCGCGGGATGACCGTGACGGACGCGGGTTCACGGCTGCTCGGGCACGCCCGCCGCAGCGAGGTCGAAACGGCCGCGCTCGTCGAGGAGTTGCGTACGGGGCGGGGCGCCGATGTGCGCACTGTCGCCGTCGCCTGCTCGGAGGGGTTCGCGCGGCGGGTCGTACCGGGTGCGATGGCCGCGTTCCGGCGGGCGTACCCGGACGTCACGTTCCGGCTCGACATCGTGCCCCGGCAGGAGGCGACCCGGCGGGTGGCCGAGGGGATCGTCGATGTGGCCGCCACCTATGCGATGGGCCCGCAGCACGACGTACGGGTCGAGTGCGCGGTCGTCATCCCGGTCGCCGCGATCGTGCCCGTGGGCCACGAACTGGCGGACCGACGACGGATCACACTGGCGGAGCTGTGCGCCCACCCGCTGGCGCTCGGCTCGGCCGGCACCAGCCAGCGGGAACTCTTCGACATCGGCGCGCAGTTGGAGGGCCTCACGGTCCGCCCGGCCCTGGTGTGCGACGCGCTCGCCCCGCAGTACGAGTTCGTACGGTCCGGGGGTGGCATCGCCCTGGTCGGCGATCTCGGAGACCTGGACGAGGGCGCGGCCACGGAGGGCGTCGCCTACGTCCACGTCGACCATCCGGTGTTCCGGCAGCGCGAGGCCCAGGTGCAGACGATGCTCGGGCGACGGCTGCCGTGGGCGGCGGCGCAGTTCACGGAGTTGTTGGTGGGGAGGTTGCGACCGCCGCACACTGCCGTGGGGCAGTAG
- a CDS encoding M20 family metallopeptidase, translating into MIPAQLRRKAEEFVDSGAFFAELAAMVAYPTESTRPEGGVAVKAYLDEILTPALVGLGCSVRTYDNPDPRGGPFLVGRRVESPALPTLLCYGHADVVDGQAGRWSEGRDPWTLTADTTADGERWYGRGAADNKGQHLVNLAALRLLLAEQGRLGFNLTFLFETGEEIGSPGLAEFAAAHRAELRADVLIASDGPRVDAATPTLFLGARGGVQLALDVNLRPDSYHSGNWGGILRNPATTLAGAITTLVDGQGRIRVPELLPPEIPDAVRQSLTGITVAASPGDPTPDEDWGDLTLTAAERLYAWNTLEVLSLGAADVDRPVNAIPGRARAVLQLRYVAGTDVSRAGEILTEHLVRHGYPMVEATVVGHFPAARTPLDDPWVTWAKSALEQVSPGPVTVLPNIGGSLPHAVFTDTLALPALWLPHSYPGCLQHAPDEHLLAATAREGLTLATTLFHTLGNPTPTHPLPGRPQLGRVPLPRRARRL; encoded by the coding sequence GTGATCCCCGCGCAACTGCGCCGCAAGGCCGAGGAGTTCGTCGACTCGGGCGCCTTCTTCGCCGAGCTGGCCGCCATGGTGGCGTATCCCACCGAGAGCACCCGCCCCGAGGGCGGCGTTGCCGTCAAGGCATACCTCGACGAGATTCTGACCCCTGCCCTCGTCGGCCTCGGCTGCTCGGTACGGACGTACGACAACCCCGACCCGCGCGGCGGCCCCTTCCTCGTGGGCCGCCGCGTCGAGTCCCCGGCCCTGCCCACCCTCCTCTGCTACGGCCACGCCGATGTCGTCGACGGGCAGGCGGGCCGGTGGAGCGAGGGCCGCGACCCGTGGACGCTGACCGCCGACACGACCGCCGACGGTGAGCGCTGGTACGGGCGCGGCGCGGCCGACAACAAGGGCCAGCACCTGGTCAATCTCGCCGCCCTGCGGCTGCTCCTCGCCGAGCAGGGCAGGCTCGGCTTCAACCTGACCTTCCTGTTCGAGACGGGCGAGGAGATCGGCTCCCCGGGCCTCGCGGAGTTCGCCGCCGCACACCGCGCCGAACTGCGGGCGGATGTACTGATCGCCTCGGACGGCCCGCGCGTCGACGCGGCCACCCCGACGCTCTTCCTCGGTGCCCGCGGCGGCGTCCAGCTCGCCCTGGACGTGAACCTGCGCCCCGACTCCTACCACTCGGGCAACTGGGGCGGCATCCTGCGCAACCCGGCGACCACCCTGGCCGGGGCGATCACCACCCTCGTCGACGGCCAGGGCCGGATCCGCGTACCGGAGCTGTTGCCGCCCGAGATCCCGGACGCCGTACGGCAGTCGCTCACCGGCATCACGGTCGCCGCGAGCCCAGGCGACCCGACCCCGGACGAGGACTGGGGCGACCTCACGCTCACCGCCGCCGAACGCCTCTACGCCTGGAACACGCTGGAGGTGCTCTCGCTGGGCGCGGCCGACGTCGACCGTCCGGTCAACGCGATCCCCGGCCGGGCCCGGGCGGTCCTCCAACTCCGGTACGTGGCGGGCACGGACGTGAGCCGGGCCGGCGAGATCCTCACCGAGCACCTCGTCCGCCACGGCTACCCCATGGTCGAGGCGACCGTCGTCGGCCACTTCCCCGCCGCCCGCACACCGCTCGACGACCCCTGGGTGACCTGGGCGAAGTCCGCGCTGGAACAGGTGTCCCCGGGCCCGGTGACCGTCCTGCCCAACATCGGCGGCTCACTCCCCCACGCCGTCTTCACGGACACCCTCGCCCTACCGGCCCTCTGGCTCCCCCACTCCTACCCGGGCTGTCTGCAACACGCCCCCGACGAACACCTCCTCGCGGCAACAGCCCGAGAGGGCCTGACCCTGGCGACCACCCTCTTCCACACCCTGGGCAACCCCACCCCGACCCATCCCCTCCCCGGCCGCCCCCAACTGGGCCGAGTCCCACTCCCCCGCCGAGCCCGACGCCTCTGA
- a CDS encoding MFS transporter encodes MGNALEWFDLLLYALLATYIGRTFFPADDPGVQLVQTYAVFGVTYLIRPIGGLLLGAYADRQGRKKALMLSIRLMVVGTLLMAFMPGYTTLGLAAPLGIVIARLLQGFAAGGEFGAATSFLVEQNAGRKGFFGSFQFASQGLSTLLAAGFAAGLTAVLSEDQMTSWGWRVPFVFGLLIGPVGYFVRRYVGESPALTTEPAPKSPVRTVFRDHWRGLLIAGGVLIVSTALNFILQYLPTFGIKELGLDDSLSYVALFITGAILTFGTPVVGLLADRYGRLRIMLPSALLIGAAAVPLFHWLTASPSFLTLTLCMTLLGLLKAAYFGALPSVMSDAFPTTARATGLSFSYNTTVALFGGFTPTIAAALVTSTGSQVSPAYYLLAVSLLSVTALLAGARFQNIR; translated from the coding sequence ATCGGCAACGCCCTCGAATGGTTCGATCTCCTCCTCTACGCCCTCCTCGCCACCTACATCGGCCGCACCTTCTTCCCGGCCGACGACCCGGGCGTCCAACTGGTCCAGACATACGCGGTGTTCGGCGTGACGTACCTGATCCGCCCCATCGGCGGCCTGCTGCTCGGCGCGTACGCGGACCGCCAGGGCCGCAAGAAGGCCCTCATGCTCTCCATCCGCCTGATGGTGGTGGGCACCCTGCTGATGGCGTTCATGCCGGGCTACACCACCCTCGGCCTGGCCGCGCCGCTCGGCATCGTCATCGCCCGCCTCCTCCAGGGCTTCGCGGCAGGCGGTGAGTTCGGCGCGGCCACGTCGTTCCTGGTCGAGCAGAACGCGGGCCGCAAGGGCTTCTTCGGCAGCTTCCAGTTCGCGAGCCAGGGCCTGTCCACACTGCTGGCGGCGGGCTTCGCGGCCGGCCTCACGGCCGTGCTGTCGGAGGACCAGATGACGTCATGGGGCTGGCGGGTGCCGTTCGTGTTCGGCCTGCTGATCGGCCCGGTGGGCTACTTCGTCCGCAGATACGTGGGGGAGTCCCCCGCGCTGACAACGGAACCGGCCCCCAAGTCCCCAGTCCGCACGGTCTTCCGCGACCACTGGCGGGGCCTGCTGATCGCGGGCGGCGTCCTGATCGTGTCGACGGCACTGAACTTCATCCTCCAGTACCTGCCGACCTTCGGCATCAAGGAACTGGGCCTGGACGACTCCCTGTCCTACGTGGCCCTGTTCATCACCGGCGCCATCCTGACCTTCGGCACCCCGGTCGTGGGCCTGCTGGCCGACCGCTACGGCCGGCTGCGCATCATGCTCCCGTCGGCCCTGCTGATCGGCGCCGCGGCCGTCCCCCTCTTCCACTGGCTCACGGCGTCCCCCTCGTTCCTGACGCTCACCCTCTGCATGACGCTCCTCGGCCTGCTCAAGGCGGCGTACTTCGGCGCCCTGCCCTCGGTGATGTCCGACGCGTTCCCCACCACCGCCCGGGCGACCGGCCTCTCCTTCAGCTACAACACCACGGTCGCCCTCTTCGGCGGCTTCACCCCGACGATCGCCGCGGCCCTGGTCACCTCGACCGGCTCCCAGGTCTCCCCGGCGTACTACCTCCTGGCGGTCTCCCTGCTGAGCGTGACGGCGCTGCTCGCAGGGGCCCGCTTCCAGAACATCCGCTGA
- the msrB gene encoding peptide-methionine (R)-S-oxide reductase MsrB encodes MSYDVEKPDEQWRAELTPAEYAVLRQAGTEPAFVGEYTDTKTKGVYSCRACGAELFTSTTKFESHCGWPSFYDPKDSEAVELIEDRSHGMLRTEVRCARCGSHLGHVFEGEGYPTPTDQRYCINSISLRLAAEQG; translated from the coding sequence ATGTCGTACGACGTAGAGAAGCCGGACGAGCAGTGGCGGGCGGAGCTGACGCCGGCCGAGTACGCGGTCCTGCGCCAGGCCGGCACGGAGCCCGCCTTCGTCGGTGAGTACACCGACACCAAGACCAAGGGTGTCTACTCCTGCCGTGCCTGCGGCGCCGAACTCTTCACCTCCACCACGAAGTTCGAGTCCCACTGCGGCTGGCCGTCCTTCTACGACCCCAAGGACAGCGAAGCGGTGGAACTGATCGAGGACCGCTCGCACGGCATGCTCCGCACGGAGGTGCGCTGCGCACGCTGCGGCTCGCATCTCGGGCATGTGTTCGAGGGTGAGGGGTATCCGACGCCGACGGATCAGCGGTACTGCATCAACAGCATTTCGTTGCGGTTGGCGGCGGAGCAGGGCTGA
- the murC gene encoding UDP-N-acetylmuramate--L-alanine ligase: MAPGLPTAMDRPHFIGIGGAGMSGIAKILAQRGAEVAGSDAKESETAGALRALGATVHIGHAAEHLADDATCVVVSSAIRADNPELARAAELGIPVVHRSDALARLMDGLRPIAVAGTHGKTTTTSMLAVSLSELGLNPSYAIGGDLDAPGSNALHGDGEIFVAEADESDRSFHKYAPEVAIVLNVELDHHANYASIDEIYESFETFAGKIVPGGTLVINADHEGARELTSRIEGVRVVTYGDAADADVRVLSVVPQGLKSEVTVLLDGTELTFAVSVPGRHYAHNAVAALAAGVALGIPAAELAPALAAYTGVKRRLQLKGETAGVQVIDSYAHHPTEMTADLEAMRAAAGDARILVLFQPHLFSRTQELGKEMGEALALADASVVLDIYPAREDPIPGVTSELIIGAARGAGADVTAVHDKSEAPATIAGMAKPGDLVLTMGAGDVTDLGPLILDRLAQS, translated from the coding sequence ATGGCCCCCGGCCTTCCTACCGCCATGGACCGACCGCACTTCATCGGGATCGGCGGCGCCGGGATGTCGGGGATCGCGAAGATCCTCGCCCAGCGCGGGGCCGAGGTCGCGGGAAGCGACGCCAAGGAGTCCGAGACGGCGGGCGCGCTGCGGGCGCTGGGCGCGACCGTGCACATCGGGCACGCGGCGGAGCACCTCGCGGACGACGCCACCTGCGTGGTCGTGTCGTCGGCGATCCGCGCCGACAACCCCGAGCTGGCCCGCGCCGCCGAGCTGGGCATCCCGGTCGTCCACCGTTCGGACGCGCTCGCCCGGCTGATGGACGGTCTGCGTCCGATCGCGGTCGCCGGCACCCACGGCAAGACCACGACGACGTCCATGCTGGCGGTGTCGCTGTCCGAACTGGGCCTGAACCCCTCGTACGCCATCGGCGGCGACCTCGACGCGCCCGGCTCGAACGCGCTGCACGGCGACGGCGAGATCTTCGTCGCCGAGGCGGACGAGAGCGACCGCAGCTTCCACAAGTACGCGCCCGAGGTCGCCATCGTCCTCAACGTCGAGCTGGACCACCACGCCAACTACGCCTCGATCGACGAGATCTACGAGTCCTTCGAGACGTTCGCCGGGAAGATCGTCCCCGGCGGCACGCTGGTCATCAACGCCGACCACGAGGGCGCCCGCGAGCTGACGAGCCGTATCGAGGGCGTGCGGGTGGTCACGTACGGCGATGCCGCCGACGCCGACGTACGCGTCCTGTCCGTCGTCCCCCAGGGCCTGAAGAGCGAGGTCACGGTCCTGCTGGACGGCACGGAACTGACCTTCGCCGTCTCCGTCCCCGGCCGCCACTACGCCCACAACGCGGTAGCCGCGCTCGCGGCGGGCGTCGCGCTCGGCATCCCGGCGGCCGAACTGGCGCCGGCGCTGGCCGCGTACACCGGGGTGAAGCGGCGCCTCCAGCTCAAGGGTGAGACGGCGGGCGTGCAGGTCATCGACTCGTACGCGCACCACCCGACGGAGATGACGGCGGACCTGGAGGCGATGCGGGCGGCGGCCGGCGACGCCCGCATCCTGGTCCTCTTCCAGCCGCACCTCTTCTCCCGCACCCAGGAGCTGGGCAAGGAGATGGGTGAGGCGCTGGCGCTGGCGGACGCGTCGGTGGTCCTGGACATCTACCCGGCCCGCGAGGACCCGATCCCGGGGGTGACGAGCGAGCTGATCATCGGCGCGGCGCGGGGGGCGGGCGCGGACGTCACGGCCGTCCACGACAAGTCCGAGGCGCCCGCGACGATCGCGGGAATGGCGAAGCCCGGTGATCTCGTTCTCACCATGGGCGCGGGTGACGTCACCGACCTGGGCCCGCTGATCCTGGACCGCCTGGCGCAGAGTTGA
- a CDS encoding indole-3-glycerol phosphate synthase produces MIEKALTSADVEFVTTLHGDEPVSFHVLLQPRGDQADRLLRAIDDLALGEPAAAAREGETPEGEQARDAGAQALEVSLQALRVAGGEADGRLIEDHPLDALRALVEEVGADEVLVLTDPHYVEEFFHRDWASRARHKVGVPVLKLFSHSRV; encoded by the coding sequence ATGATCGAGAAGGCCCTGACGTCCGCGGACGTGGAGTTCGTCACCACCCTGCACGGCGACGAGCCGGTCTCCTTCCATGTGCTGCTCCAGCCCCGCGGTGACCAGGCGGACCGCCTGCTGCGGGCCATCGACGACCTCGCTCTCGGCGAGCCGGCCGCGGCGGCGCGCGAGGGGGAGACACCGGAGGGGGAGCAGGCGAGGGACGCCGGGGCGCAGGCTCTGGAGGTGTCCCTCCAGGCGCTGCGCGTGGCGGGCGGCGAGGCCGACGGGCGGCTGATCGAGGACCACCCGCTGGACGCGCTCAGGGCCCTGGTCGAGGAGGTCGGGGCGGACGAGGTCCTCGTCCTGACCGACCCGCACTACGTGGAGGAGTTCTTCCACCGGGACTGGGCGTCGAGGGCGCGGCACAAGGTGGGGGTGCCGGTGCTGAAGCTGTTCTCGCACAGCCGGGTGTAG
- a CDS encoding pyrimidine reductase family protein: MRRLFPVTDRTPSGGGMEAVPDLADREWSLAELASAYAYPEPRAASDGPIPWLRANMVSTLDGAAQHDGRSQPISGAADMRIFGTLRGLADVIVVGAETVRQEGYRPARAREAFAEAREAAGQAPVPAVAVVTASLDLDFSAPLFTEPLVPTLVLTGAAALPARLAAAEKAGAQVLIAGEGAAVDPARAVRALADRGLTRLLSEGGPRLLGQLVAAGVLDELCLTVSPMLTAGDAQRIAGGPSVAVPRRFELVSLLEEAGFLFSRYRRT, encoded by the coding sequence ATGCGACGCCTGTTCCCTGTGACCGATCGAACACCGTCCGGCGGAGGCATGGAGGCCGTCCCCGACCTCGCGGACCGTGAGTGGAGCCTCGCCGAGCTGGCGTCGGCGTACGCCTATCCCGAGCCCCGGGCCGCCTCCGACGGCCCCATTCCCTGGCTGCGCGCCAACATGGTGTCCACGCTCGACGGGGCCGCCCAGCACGACGGGCGTTCCCAGCCCATCTCCGGCGCCGCCGACATGCGGATCTTCGGCACGCTGCGGGGGCTCGCGGATGTGATCGTGGTCGGTGCGGAAACGGTACGGCAGGAGGGGTACCGCCCGGCGCGCGCGCGTGAGGCCTTCGCCGAGGCGCGCGAGGCGGCCGGGCAGGCCCCCGTGCCCGCCGTCGCGGTGGTGACCGCGAGCCTGGACCTGGACTTCTCGGCACCCCTCTTCACCGAGCCCCTCGTCCCCACCCTCGTCCTGACCGGCGCCGCCGCGCTCCCCGCCCGGCTCGCCGCCGCCGAGAAGGCCGGTGCCCAGGTGCTGATCGCCGGAGAGGGTGCCGCCGTGGATCCCGCCCGGGCCGTACGCGCCCTCGCCGACCGGGGCCTGACCCGGCTGCTCAGCGAGGGCGGGCCACGGCTGCTCGGTCAGCTGGTGGCGGCCGGGGTGCTGGACGAGCTGTGTCTGACGGTGTCGCCGATGCTCACGGCCGGGGACGCGCAACGGATCGCGGGAGGGCCCTCGGTGGCCGTGCCCCGGCGGTTCGAGCTGGTGTCGCTCCTGGAGGAGGCCGGCTTTCTGTTCAGTCGCTACCGTCGTACCTGA
- the zapE gene encoding cell division protein ZapE: MSGIGPIPHAAPLSLCAREPHVPADRLVAEMVPPPRFDSVRFDTYIPDPNQPSQTEAVRVLSGFAAGLGGAHAASAARRRRFFGFGKASRQTPAGPRGVYLDGGYGVGKTHLLASLWHATPAEPALKAFGTFVELTNLVGALGFQKTVQTLSGHRLLCIDEFELDDPGDTVLVSTLLGKLVDAGVALAATSNTLPGKLGEGRFAAADFLREIQGLSAHFRALRIDGEDYRHRGLPEAPAPYSDERVTKAAYATPGASLDDFPQLLDHLARVHPSRYGALTDDLTAVCLTDVQPVPDQSTALRLVVLADRLYDREVPVLAAGLPFDKLFSEEMLNGGYRKKYFRAISRLTALARDAKQLVEH, translated from the coding sequence ATGTCCGGAATCGGCCCCATACCTCATGCGGCCCCGCTCTCCCTCTGCGCCCGTGAGCCGCATGTGCCCGCCGACCGGCTCGTCGCCGAGATGGTGCCGCCGCCGCGTTTCGACTCGGTCCGCTTCGATACGTACATACCGGACCCGAACCAGCCCAGCCAGACCGAGGCCGTCCGCGTCCTGAGCGGTTTCGCCGCGGGGCTCGGCGGGGCGCACGCCGCCTCGGCGGCCAGAAGGCGCCGGTTCTTCGGCTTCGGCAAGGCCTCCCGGCAGACCCCGGCAGGCCCGCGCGGTGTCTATCTGGACGGCGGTTACGGCGTCGGCAAGACCCATCTGCTGGCCTCCCTCTGGCACGCGACCCCGGCCGAGCCCGCGCTCAAGGCCTTCGGCACCTTCGTGGAGCTGACCAACCTGGTCGGCGCGCTCGGCTTCCAGAAGACGGTCCAGACGCTGTCCGGTCACCGGCTGCTGTGCATCGACGAGTTCGAGCTGGACGACCCGGGCGACACCGTCCTCGTCTCCACCCTGCTCGGCAAGCTCGTCGACGCGGGCGTGGCGCTGGCCGCCACCTCGAACACCCTGCCGGGCAAGCTCGGTGAGGGCCGGTTCGCGGCGGCCGACTTCCTGCGTGAGATCCAGGGCCTGTCCGCCCACTTCCGCGCCCTGCGCATCGACGGCGAGGACTACCGCCACCGCGGGCTGCCCGAGGCCCCGGCGCCGTACTCCGACGAGAGGGTCACGAAGGCCGCGTACGCCACGCCGGGCGCCTCGCTCGACGACTTCCCGCAGTTGCTGGACCACCTCGCCCGGGTCCACCCCAGCCGGTACGGCGCCCTCACGGACGACCTGACGGCCGTGTGCCTGACCGATGTGCAGCCGGTCCCGGACCAGTCGACCGCGCTGCGGCTCGTCGTGCTCGCCGACCGGCTGTACGACCGCGAGGTGCCCGTGCTCGCCGCCGGGCTGCCCTTCGACAAGCTGTTCAGCGAGGAGATGCTGAACGGCGGCTACCGCAAGAAGTACTTCCGCGCGATCTCCCGCCTCACCGCGCTCGCCCGCGACGCGAAGCAACTCGTGGAGCACTAA